A window from Lentimicrobium sp. L6 encodes these proteins:
- a CDS encoding S9 family peptidase: MRRIYVLLTLAIVMGGLNSCDCDQAKDKKAEIVKAKQIPLENFFKNPEKSSYQISPDGSYYSYMAPYESRMNIFIQKRGEAESIQLTKEVDRDIAGYFWPNDEQIVFLKDTGGDENYRLYGVNIDGTNLISFTEFEGVRSQIIDDLPEQKDFMIIGLNKRNPQVFDPYRLNLKTGEMEMIAENPGNIQGWMLDHNGKLRIALALDGTSQSVLYRSTEQDEWKTILTTNFKEGFSPQFFTFDNKNIIGSSNIGRDKSAIVEFNPATGEEVKVLYKNDDYDVESVSYSRKRKVITAASYTGWKRERHFFDTKSEEMYKKLEKHLYGYEIAISASNDDENTYIIRTYSDKSLGSYYIYNTDNDEIEKIVEVSPWIDENEMSNQLPISYTSRDDLKIHGYLTLPKGYTMENAKNLPVVINPHGGPWARDSWGFNPEVQFLANRGYAVLQMNFRGSTGYGRQFWEASFKKWGREMQDDITDGTNWLIDNGIADPERIAIYGGSYGGYATLMGLVKEPELYAAGVDYVGVSNMFTFMKTIPPYWKPMLDMMFEMVGDLEADSLMLREVSPVFHVDKIEAPLFIAQGANDPRVNVDESDQMVAAMKEKGVVVEYLVKDNEGHGFRNEENRFDFYRAMEAFLNKQLLEK, encoded by the coding sequence ATGAGAAGAATTTATGTATTATTAACTTTGGCTATAGTAATGGGAGGATTGAATTCCTGTGACTGTGATCAGGCCAAAGACAAAAAAGCCGAAATAGTGAAAGCCAAACAAATTCCTTTAGAAAACTTCTTTAAAAACCCGGAGAAATCTAGTTATCAAATCTCTCCTGATGGAAGTTATTATTCTTATATGGCTCCTTATGAAAGTAGAATGAATATTTTCATTCAAAAGAGGGGCGAAGCTGAATCAATTCAGTTAACAAAAGAAGTAGATAGAGATATCGCAGGATATTTCTGGCCAAATGATGAACAAATTGTGTTCTTAAAAGATACTGGTGGAGATGAAAATTATCGTCTTTACGGTGTGAATATAGATGGAACTAATCTTATAAGCTTTACTGAATTTGAAGGTGTTAGATCGCAAATTATTGATGATCTTCCAGAGCAAAAAGATTTCATGATTATTGGCTTAAACAAGAGGAATCCTCAAGTTTTTGATCCCTATCGTTTGAACTTGAAAACTGGTGAAATGGAAATGATTGCTGAGAATCCTGGAAACATTCAGGGTTGGATGCTAGACCATAACGGCAAATTAAGAATTGCATTGGCTCTTGATGGCACCAGTCAAAGTGTATTATATAGAAGCACTGAGCAAGACGAATGGAAAACTATATTAACGACTAATTTTAAAGAAGGTTTTAGCCCTCAATTTTTTACTTTCGATAATAAAAATATCATAGGAAGTTCTAATATTGGAAGAGATAAGTCAGCCATTGTAGAGTTTAACCCTGCAACAGGTGAGGAAGTTAAGGTTTTATATAAGAATGACGATTATGATGTTGAAAGCGTGAGCTATTCTAGGAAAAGAAAAGTAATTACTGCTGCATCATATACAGGTTGGAAACGAGAACGTCATTTTTTCGATACCAAATCGGAGGAAATGTACAAGAAATTAGAGAAGCATCTTTATGGATATGAGATTGCAATATCAGCAAGCAACGATGATGAAAACACATATATCATCAGAACTTATAGCGACAAGTCATTGGGTTCGTATTATATTTATAATACTGATAATGATGAGATTGAGAAGATAGTAGAAGTGAGTCCTTGGATAGATGAAAACGAAATGTCGAATCAGCTCCCCATCAGTTATACTTCGCGCGATGATTTAAAAATTCATGGATATTTAACTTTGCCAAAAGGCTATACCATGGAAAACGCTAAGAACCTTCCTGTGGTGATTAACCCTCATGGTGGTCCTTGGGCTAGAGATAGTTGGGGATTCAATCCAGAAGTTCAGTTCTTAGCCAATAGGGGATATGCAGTATTGCAAATGAACTTCCGTGGTTCAACAGGTTATGGTCGTCAGTTTTGGGAAGCTTCTTTCAAAAAATGGGGACGCGAAATGCAAGATGACATCACTGATGGAACCAATTGGTTAATTGATAATGGAATTGCAGATCCTGAAAGAATTGCTATTTATGGTGGTTCTTATGGTGGATATGCTACTTTAATGGGATTAGTTAAAGAGCCAGAATTATATGCTGCAGGTGTTGATTATGTGGGTGTTTCTAATATGTTCACTTTTATGAAAACTATTCCTCCTTATTGGAAACCAATGTTGGATATGATGTTTGAAATGGTTGGTGATTTAGAGGCCGATAGTTTGATGCTTCGTGAAGTATCTCCAGTATTCCATGTAGACAAAATAGAAGCTCCATTATTCATTGCTCAAGGTGCAAACGACCCTAGAGTGAATGTGGATGAGTCTGATCAAATGGTTGCTGCCATGAAAGAAAAAGGAGTCGTTGTTGAGTATTTAGTGAAAGATAATGAAGGTCATGGTTTTAGAAATGAAGAAAATCGTTTTGATTTTTATAGAGCTATGGAAGCTTTCTTAAATAAGCAATTATTAGAAAAATAA